A window of the Emys orbicularis isolate rEmyOrb1 chromosome 1, rEmyOrb1.hap1, whole genome shotgun sequence genome harbors these coding sequences:
- the HTR1F gene encoding 5-hydroxytryptamine receptor 1F gives MDPINSTEQNYTSEELFKTVTSKILVSFTLSVLALMTTAINSLVMTAIIVTKKLHHPANYLICSLAVTDFLVAVLVMPFSIMYIMKETWIMGQIMCDVWLSVDIMCCTCSILHLSAIALDRYRAITDAVEYARKRTPKHAGIMIAVVWIISIFISMPPLFWRHQTTSKDDECIIKHDHIAFTIYCTFGAFYIPLALILILYYKIYKAAKTFHRRSVSRIVREEVNGQVLLEPGERSTKLALTHYTTDKTSDPSADLDKIHITLRSPKSESKQEKTWKKQRISSTRERKAATTLGLILGAFVICWLPFFVKEVVVNTCERCHISEEMSNFLTWLGYINSLINPLIYTIFNEDFKKAFQKLVQCKQ, from the coding sequence ATGGATCCCATAAACTCAACTGAACAAAATTACACATCAGAAGAACTATTTAAAACAGTGACATCAAAGATTCTTGTTTCATTTACTCTTTCTGTGCTGGCATTAATGACAACGGCCATCAATTCTCTAGTGATGACTGCAATAATTGTGACAAAGAAGCTCCATCACCCTGCCAACTATTTAATCTGCTCCCTTGCAGTGACTGATTTTCTAGTTGCAGTCCTAGTGATGCCCTTCAGCATTATGTATATTATGAAGGAGACTTGGATCATGGGACAAATAATGTGTGACGTTTGGCTGAGCGTTGACATtatgtgctgtacctgttctatCTTGCATCTCTCTGCTATTGCTTTGGATCGGTACCGAGCAATCACAGATGCTGTGGAGTATGCTAGGAAACGAACACCAAAACACGCAGGCATCATGATTGCAGTGGTGTGGATCATATCCATTTTTATCTCCATGCCTCCTTTGTTCTGGCGACACCAGACAACCAGCAAGGATGATGAATGCATCATCAAACACGACCACATAGCTTTCACTATTTACTGCACATTTGGAGCCTTTTACATCCCACTGGCATTGATTCTGATCCTTTATTATAAAATCTACAAAGCAGCAAAGACATTTCACAGAAGGAGCGTAAGCCGCATTGTAAGAGAGGAAGTAAATGGACAAGTCCTCTTGGAACCGGGTGAGAGAAGCACCAAATTGGCTTTGACGCACTACACAACAGATAAAACATCTGATCCCTCAGCAGACTTGGATAAAATCCATATCACATTGCGAAGCCCTAAGTCAGAGTCCAAGCAAGAGAAAACCTGGAAAAAACAAAGAATCTCTAGCACGAGAGAACGAAAGGCAGCAACTACCCTGGGCTTGATTTTGGGCGCATTTGTGATCTGCTGGCTCCCATTTTTTGTAAAGGAAGTTGTTGTTAACACCTGTGAAAGATGTCACATTTCAGAAGAAATGTCCAATTTCCTCACATGGCTGGGATACATCAATTCTCTTATTAACCCACTAATCTATACAATCTTTAATGAAGACTTCAAGAAAGCATTTCAGAAGCTTGTGCAATGCAAGCAATGA